The stretch of DNA GCGGCGGAGGCTGGAATTCGGCCCGGCCCGGGACGGCGCGACCTCGACCTGCGACATCGTCGTCGACCTCACCGGCGGCACGCCGCTCTTCCCGGCGCACGATCTGCGCAGCGGCTACCTGCGGGCCGATCCGGGCGATCCGGCGGGGGTCGAGCGGGTCCTGTTCGAGGCGTCCCACCTCGTCGGCACCTTCGACAAGACCCGCTTCGTCGACTTCCACGCCGATCTCTGCGCCCATTCGCGCTCGCGCATCACCGGCTGCACCCGCTGCCTCGACGTCTGCCCGACGGGGGCCATCGCGCCGGCCGGCGACCACGTGGCGATCGATCCGCATGTCTGCGCCGGCTGCGGCTCCTGCGCCTCGGTCTGCCCGACCGGGGCCGCGGCTTACGCCGTACCGCCGGCCGACGCGCTGATGCGGCGCCTGCGCACCCTGCTCACCGCCTTCCGCAAGGCCGGCGGCACGGCCCCGGTGCTGCTGGTCCACGACGAGGCGCATGGCGCGCCCCTGATCGATGCGCTGGCGCGCTACGGCGACGGGTTGCCGGCCGACGTGCTGCCGTTCCCGGTCAACGAGGTGACCCAGGTCGGGCCCGAGACGATCGCGGCGGCCTTCGCCTACGGCGCGGGCGCGGTGCGGTTCCTCGGTCGGGCCAGGCCGAAGCACGACGTCGCGGCGCTCGTCCGCAACGCCGCCCGCTTCGGCGGGGTGGCGCAGGCCCTCGGCTACGGACCGGTTTCGGGCGGTTCGGTCGTCTCGCTGATCGAGACCGACGACCCGGATGCCCTGGAAGCGGCCCTCGCGGACGGCGTCCGCGGCACGCCCGCACCCGCGCCGTCGGGCTTCATGCCGGACGGCGACCTGCGGGGCGTCCTGCGTTTCGCGGTCTCGGAGATGCACCACGCCGCGCCGCAGCCGGTCGACCGGGTGCCGCTCGATGCCGGCGCGCCCTTCGGCGGCCTCGCCTTCAGGACCGAGGCCTGCACGCTGTGCCACGCCTGCGTCGGCGCCTGCCCGACCGGCGCGCTCGCCGACGATCCCGATCGCCCGCGCCTGACCTTCGCCGAAAGCGCCTGCGTGCAATGCGGCCTGTGCGCCGCGACCTGCCCGGAGGACGTGATCGATCTCGTGCCGCAGCTCGACTTCGCCGCCTGGGCGGCGCCGCGCCGGGTCCTCAAGGAGGAGGAGCCGTTCGACTGCGTCGCCTGCGGCAAGCCGTTCGGCACCCGCAGCACCATCGAGCGGGTGATCGGCCGGTTGCGCGACCGGCACTGGATGTTCGCCGGCCAGGCCGGGGAGCAGCGGATCAAGGCCCTGATGATGTGCGACACCTGCCGGGTCTCGCACGTCATCGACGAGGGCTTCGACCCGCACGCGGCGGCGGAGAACCGGCCGCGGACCTCGGAGGATTACATCCGGGCGCGGGGAGCGTGAGGGCGGCGTACCCCCACCGTGGGGCCGGATCGATCTGTCCTAGGGAATGGGTCGTGGACGTGAAACGGCGGTCCCGATAAACTCCGTTCCATACGATCGTTGTTCGTCCCGAAAGCGCTGCGGGCTCTGCTGCCATGGACCGACCGACAGACCACATTCTCGACGTGATCGCCGACCATCTCAACCGGGACGGTATCGTCGCGTGTGCGGATCTCATCGGGGCGGAGGAGGGCAACGAACTCTCGATGTCCGATCTCTCGGCGGCGTTGCGCCACCACGGATATCGCGGAGCCGACCTTCACGACCACACGATCGAGACGGAGACCGAAACCACGACGATCGCCTACGATAGGGGCCGTTTCCGGAACGATCGATCAGCCGAGCGGGCCTGGACTTCGCTCCGGCACGAAGCGGAGCGCGAGCGGTTCGAGCGGCGCGCTGAGGATTGGCTGAGGCGAC from Methylobacterium aquaticum encodes:
- a CDS encoding 4Fe-4S binding protein → MPLDAAAIGKACGGRLETGDQFCGRELERVRGAMASGTPVTVSCTLKAPLFREVAEELGAEERVAFANIRETAGWSGEAQAAGPKMAALLAAAAEPMPLPASVSFESRGVALVYGRDEVAIEAGQRLSDHLDVTVLLTRPGEVAPPRSGEIPVLKGTVRAATGHLGAFSLRVDDTALPLPSSRRRLEFGPARDGATSTCDIVVDLTGGTPLFPAHDLRSGYLRADPGDPAGVERVLFEASHLVGTFDKTRFVDFHADLCAHSRSRITGCTRCLDVCPTGAIAPAGDHVAIDPHVCAGCGSCASVCPTGAAAYAVPPADALMRRLRTLLTAFRKAGGTAPVLLVHDEAHGAPLIDALARYGDGLPADVLPFPVNEVTQVGPETIAAAFAYGAGAVRFLGRARPKHDVAALVRNAARFGGVAQALGYGPVSGGSVVSLIETDDPDALEAALADGVRGTPAPAPSGFMPDGDLRGVLRFAVSEMHHAAPQPVDRVPLDAGAPFGGLAFRTEACTLCHACVGACPTGALADDPDRPRLTFAESACVQCGLCAATCPEDVIDLVPQLDFAAWAAPRRVLKEEEPFDCVACGKPFGTRSTIERVIGRLRDRHWMFAGQAGEQRIKALMMCDTCRVSHVIDEGFDPHAAAENRPRTSEDYIRARGA